CGATTTTCACCATGCCGTTGCCGGTTTCGGCCAGCACGGGATAGCCTGCCATATATTGGGCGAATTCGGGGTAGCTCGCCGGTGCGGTGTCGGCCCGGGCAACGGGCATATCGGCGGCAGCCTCCCGCTGTTGGCCGGCCAGCCAAAACAGCGCGCCGATTAAGGCGGCGAAAAACAGCAATCCCAACCACAAACGCCGTGCATACAGGGCCTGGGCGAACAGGCCGGGTTCGGGGCTGGGGTTTTTCGGCATGGGCGAAGAAACCGGTTTTTCAGCCGCACCTTGGGCGGCTATCCATTCGTCGTGGGCACGGCGTTGCTCGGGGTCGGAAAGCACGGCATAAGAGCGGTTGACCAAACTCATGATACGCTCGGCATCGGGGTTGTCGCGGTTTTGGTCGGGATGGTATTTTTTGCACAGCGAACGGTAGGCGGCACGGATCACTTCAATCGGCGCATCTTGCGCGACTTTGAGGTTGTCGTAATGGGTGCGTATGCGTTTTGCCATCGTGGCCGCCGTGTTGAATGGAAAACTGCGATTATATTCAATCTTCTGTAAAAATAGGTTTTTCTGCATTATCAGGCCGTCTGAAAAAACTGAACTGCACCCCAAAAATTGGACACCCCCTCCAACTTTAAAAGGTGCAGTTTTCTTATGTCCAAATATAACCTACACTTCAAATACCGAGCCGTACTCCATTACCACCAAGTGCACAGCCAACAGCGCACCGCAGAGCACTTCAACGTCTCACGCACCCACCTGCGCCGTTGGATAGCCGCCTATCGGCAAGGCGGTATTGCCGCACTTCAACACCCGCAGGCTACGTTTATGAAGACTATGAAGACCAACGCAAAAACCCGTTTATCGCCGACAAACCCGACCACGAAAAAACCCAGGCGGAACTGATTGAAGAGTTACGTTACATGAGGGCGGAGAACGACTACCTAAAGCACATGAAAGCCCTCAACGAAAAGAACGCCGCCAAAGCTGCGAAACCGTTCAAACGTTGAGGGCGAAGCACCCGCTGAAATATCTGCTGCATAGTGCCGGCATTCCCAAAAGCAGCTTTCATTACCATATCGGCAAAGCCGATCCCGATGCGGCGGCCAAAACCGCAGTGGGTGAAGTCTATCGCCGACACAAAGGCCGTTACGGTCATCGGCGGATTGCCGCCGTATTGTCGTGGAACAAAAAGAAAGTGCGGCGCATTATGGGTTTGTTGGGACTAAAAGCCAAAGTCCGCAGTAAAAAAACCTACCGTCCGCAAGCAGTAGGAGAGGCTTCGGACAATATTCTCAATCGTGAGTTTACCGCCGACAAACCGGCAGACAAATGGCTGACCGATGTGACGGAGTTTAAATGCACAGACGGGAAGCTGTACTTATCGCCGATATTGGATGAGGCCTTTGTAAAACCGCCGGATGTGGATGCAGTTCAAGGCGTAGCAGCGCAGCGAGTGCAGACATATCACACGATAGGCAAGCGAGCGAGCAGCGCACAACACAGAAATGCGCCGCAGATGGCGGTTTTGCAAAGGTCTCCGATGTGTTTAATCGGGAGATTGTGGCCTATTCTTTAGGCCGCAGAGCAAACAGTAAAATGGTGGCGCAAATGTTGGACCAAGCATTCGGCCGTCTGAAAGGCCAAACGCCGCTGCTGCATTCCGACCAGGGTGTGCTTTACCGCACCGAGGCTTATCGAACGAAATTGGCTGAGAAAGGGATTGTGCAAAGTATGTCGCGCAAAGGCAATTGTTGGGACAATGCGCCGATGGAGAGTTTTTTCGGTACACTGAAAACGGAGAGTTTCTATCAGGAAGGTGCGCTGTCGGTGGCGGAGCTGACAGAGGTAATAGATGATTACATACATTACTACAATCATGAACGGATTAGTTTAAACTTGAAAAAGCTGAGTCCTGTCGGCTACAGAACCCAGCTTGAAAAGGCTGTTTGAGAAAGATTCTTAACTTGTCCAAGTATTGGGGGACAGTTCAAAATTTCAGACGGCCTGATGCCTTTGCAAAAATACCTTCCAATATCTTAAACCCTCTGCGTTATGCTCGGGCTTGACCCAAGCATCTCTTTGTTTCAAGAGAAATCACAGATACCCGGGTTGGGCACAGGTATGACGGGGTAAAAATATTTTTCAGGATAGGGCAGGGTTTTTGCAAAGGTTTCTACCTTACTTTCCTGATTCTTCCTGAATATTCCCGTGTGGCAGCCACACGCTCACTTTCAGGCCGTGGCCGAACTGTTCGGCATCGGCCAGCGTGATGCGGCCGCCGTAGCGTTCGGTGATGGTTTTGGCTATCGACAGCCCCAAACCGCTGCCTTCGGTGCCGCTGCCCAAAATGCGGTAAAACGGGTCGAACACGCGTTCGCGCTCTTCGGGCGCAATGCCGGGGCCGTTGTCTTCCACTTCTATCAGGCAGCCGCCGTTGCGGGCTTTGACGCATACATCAACCCTGCCGTTTTCGGGTGTGTAGGAAATGGCGTTTTCGGTTAGGGTTTTAAGCAGGGTGTAGATTTCGGTTTCGTCGCCGAAAAGCTCGGTTTCGTCGTTGCAGCCTGCGCCCAGATCGATATTTTTGGCTTCGGCCAGCGGGTATAAATCCTGTATCAGCCGCCGGCAGGTGCGGCTGATCTGTATGGTTTGATGCACCCGTTTTTCGTCGGACTGCGCCCTTGCCATCGACAGCAGCTGCTCGAGCAGGCGGCGGTTGCGGCGGATGCCTTCGCGCAAATCGTTAACCAGCTGTACGGTGTCGGCGGGCAGATCGCGGGTGTTCAGGCGCTCGGCCTGAAGCGAGAGTGCGGTCATCGGCGAGCGCAGTTCGTGGGCGGCATCGGCGATAAATCGCTGCTGGCGGTAAACGCCCTCCCCCACGCGCCGCAGCAGGTGGTTGATGGCTTCGGTGAAGCCGTAGATTTCCTGCGGGATATTGGCGGCGGCAAGCGGCGAGAGGTCGTTTTCGTTGCGCGTTTCGGCCTGTTTCGACAATTCGGCCACCGGCCGCAGGGTGGTGTAGATAATCAGCATACTCAACAGCACGGCCACGGGGGCGAGCACCAGCAGGGGCAGCACGGCGTGCCATGCGCTGTCGAACGCTACATCGTCGCGGAATTCGGTTTCCTGAATAAAGGCGAAGCGGCTGCCGTCGGGATAATGGTGGATATAGGCGCGGTAGGGTTTGCCTTTTTGTTTGTCGGTGATGTCGGAAAAGCCTTCGTGCCCGTCTGCGGGCAGGTTGAAGCGGCTGTTGTCGCTCAGGGGCTGGATGTAGATGCGGGTGTCGTTGTCGATTTCGGTGTAGCCGGTATCGCCCGCCAGCTCGTTTTTCTGCGTGAGCATGGCTGCCTGCCTGAGCAGGTCGTCTTGCAGCTCCTGCGCTTCTTCAAACATGGCGTAGAAGGTGGAAATCCCCGAAACCACAGCGGTGAGCAGGATAATCAGCGTGAGAAAAACGGAAAGGCGGGCCTGTATCGAGGGATGGCGGGACATAAAACGGTAAAACCTTTCGGAACGGGTGTGTTCAGACGGCCTGAAACCTTTGCAAGCCGTTAAGGCCGTCTGAAATATTTATATTCCGTCATACCCGGGCTTGACCCGGGTATCTGCTGTTTCTTTTCAAACAACAAGATGCCCGGGTCAAGCCCGAGCATGACGCAAGTGTTTTATGGTGTCAGCAAGAATTTTGCAAGGTCCCGGTAAGTATGTTCAGACGGCCTCACGATATTTTTGCAAAGGCTTTTGGCCGTCTGAAAGCAAACGGGAACCGCGCCGGTTAGTTTTCGCTTTTTTTCGACACCAGCCAGCCGACGCCGCGCACGTTTTTGATGCTGTCGTGGCCGAGTTTTTTGCGCAGGGCGTGAATCAGGTAGTCGATGGCGTTGCTTTCGGGTTCTTCGCCCCAGGCATACACTTTGTCTTCCAAATCGCTGCGCGAAAGTATGGTGCCCGGGTGCAGCATCAGCGCGTGCAGTATGGCGAATTCGCGGTTGGAAAGCGGCACGTTTTCGCCGCTGTCGTGGCGTTTGGCGTAATAGGTGGCGGGGTCGAGCGTGAGCACGCCGTTGTCGAGCGTGTTGACGGCGCTGCCGCCGGTGCGGCGCATTACGGCGCGGATGCGGGCGAGCACTTCCGACATTTCGAAAGGTTTGATGATGTAGTCGTCGGCGCCGTTGTCCAGGCCTTGCAGGCGGCTGGTGATGTCGTCGCGGGCGGTGAGTATTAAAACGGGTAGGGTCAGGCCGCGCGAGCGGATATCTTGCAGCACTTGCAGGCCGTCTTTGTAGGGCAGCCCCAAATCGAGCAATACGGCATCGTAGGGCTGGGCGGCCAGCGTATCGACGGCGGTTTTGCCGTCGCGCACCCAATCGACGGTGTAGCGGCTGTCTTTCAGGCTGCCTTCCACCGCACGGCCAATCATGTTGTCGTCTTCTACCAATAAAATCCTCATGGCTCTTTCCCTTTAACGGCGGCAAACCCAATCATCGCTGCGGCTTGATGATTGGGTTGCATAGCGTGAATCCACTTACTTCGTTACGGCGTTGCTGCGGCTTGCTGCCTTGTACCGAAGTGTGGATTCACTCTATCCGTTGTTGGCCGTCTGAAAAATCAAACCACGGCGGGTTTCAGACGGCCTCTGCATATTGTATCCGTTTGCGGGTTAGTCGTCGTAATCCACAAAAGAATTCAGCACTTTGCCGCTGTCGGCGTCCACAATCACTTTGTGCGGCACATTGTCGGCACCGAGGATATCAACCTTATACACCAGCTGGCCGCGGTTGCTGTCGCGCTCGGCTTCCATCACGCGGCCTTGAACGGTGCTTTGGGCGGCTTGGATGGCGCGCTCCAGCGACACGGCGGCTTTGCGGGCGGGCTTCCATTCGGTTTCGGCTTTGCTGCCGACAACTTTGCCGCTGGCGGCGTCAACATAAACGGTGTGCTCCTGCTGGCCGTTGCGCACTTCCACATGGTAAACGGGCGTGCCGTATTTGCCTTTCAATTGGATTTCGGTGGCTTGGCCGCCGGCCTGTTTCTGAGCGGCGGCAATGGCCTGCGCGGGCGTTACCTGGGTTTGCGCCACGGCGGCGGTTTTCTGCCGGCCATTATCGGCCGAAGCATAACTGTTGAGAGCCAGCAAAGCAGCCAAGCCGGCGGCGGCCAAAGTGTTGAAGCGTGTTTTCATAATCGCACTCCTAAAAAAATATCAAGATAAAAAAGATGGAATCCGCAGTTGCCGGCCTTCCGATACAGCGCATTGTAGAGTGCGATATTTATGCCAAAATTAGGTGCGGTTTAAATTGTGTAAAGGAAAAGGCCGTCTGAAAAACAATATTTTCAGACGGCCTGTTTCTTTATTGCCGCTCAGGCTTACAGATAGAATTTCTCAACCACTTTCAGGTTGTCGTCGAGCTTATACACCAAAGGCTGGCCGGTGGGGATTTCCAGACCCATGATGTCGTCGTCGGAAATGCCTTCGATGTGTTTGGCCAGCGCGCGCAGCGAGTTGCCGTGGGCGGCCACCAGCACGCGTTTTCCGCTCAAAATGGCGGGGGCGATTTGGTCTTCCCAGAAAGGCAGCACGCGCTCGAGGGTAACTTTCAGGTTTTCGCCGTCGGGCACCACGTCGGCCGGCAGGTTGGCGTAGCGGCGGTCGTTGTGGGCCGAAAATTCGTCGCTCGGGTCGAGCAGCGGCGGCAGGGTATCGTAGCTGCGGCGCCAAATGTGCACCTGCTCGTCGCCGTATTTTTCGGCGGTTTGTTTTTTATCCAAACCCTGCAACTGGCCGTAGTGGCGCTCGTTCAAACGCCAGCTTTTCACTTGCGGCACCCACAGCTGGTCGCTCTCTTCCAGCACGATGTTGCAGGTTTTGATGGCGCGGGTTAACACCGAAGTGAAGGCGATGTCAAACAGATAACCCTTCTCTTTCAGCTTTTTGCCCGCTGCGGCGGCCTCGGCCAGCCCCTGCTCGCTCAGTTTCACGTCGCGCCAGCCGGTAAACAGGTTTTTGGCGTTCCATTCGCTTTGTCCGTGGCGGATAAATACTAATTCCATGTGCTTGCTCCAATACGGGTTTTGAAAACCTGCTTTATAACATATTTTGCCGCCGCCGTTGCGCATAGCGGCCGCCGGTTTGACTGATATTAAAGTCTGCCCCGTTCAGACGGCCTTGAGGCCTTTGCAAAACCCCCATCTGCGGCGCATTTCTGCGTTGTGCGCTGCTCGCTCGCTTGCCTAACTCCATGTTATGTCTGCGCTCGCTGCGCTGCTACGCCTTGAACTGCATCCGCATCTGGGGGTTTTGCAAAGGTCTCAGCCTGAACCTTTTTGCCGTGCAGGCCGTCTGAAAATATGTTAGCTTAAAAAATCAAACCCTTTTTCATATTACTATCAAGGATCAGGATGCCTATGCCCACACTCACCGCCTACATCAACGGCGCCTACGCCGCCGAAAACCCCGCCGCCGAAACCTTTGCCGATACCAACCCTGCCAACGGCGAAACCCTTGCCCTCGTTCAGCAGAGCACGGCCGAAGAAATCGAAGCGGCGGTGTCCTCTGCCGCGGCCGGGCAGAAAATTTGGGCGGCGATGACGGCGGCGGAACGCAGCCGTATTTTGTTAAACGCCGTAGCCATTCTGCGCGAACGCAATGACGAATTGGCGCGCATCGAAACGCTCGACACCGGCAAACCCTTGAGCGAAACCCGGTATGTGGACATCGTTACCGGCGCCGACGTCATCGAATACTACGCCGGTTTGGCGCAAGCCGTCGAAGGCCGCCAGATTCCGCTGCGCGAAAGCGCGTTTGCCTACACGCGTCAAGAGCCGTTGGGCGTGGTGGCGGGCATCGGCGCATGGAACTACCCGATTCAAATCGCCATGTGGAAAGCCGCGCCCGCACTGGCCGCAGGCAACGCGATGGTGTTCAAACCCAGCGAAATCACGCCGATGGGCGCGCTGAAACTGGCGGAAATCTTCACCGAAGCAGGCCTGCCCGACGGTGTGTTCAACGTGGTTCAAGGCGATTGGCGCGTGGGCGAAGCCTTGGGCACACACCCCGAAATCGCCAAAGTGTCGTTCACCGGCGGCGTGGCCACCGGCAAAAAAGTGATGGCGCAGGCCGCATCGTCTTCTTTGAAAGACGTAACCATGGAGCTGGGCGGCAAATCGCCGCTGATTATCTGCGAAGACGCCGATTTGGCTTTGGCGGCCGACATCGCGCTGATGGCGAATTTTTACAGCTCCGGCCAAGTGTGCACCAACGGCACGCGCGTGTTTGTGCCCGCCAAGCTGAAAGCGGATTTCGAATCCGCCGTGCTCGAACGGGTGGCGCGCATCAAAATCGGCAACCCGCTCGACGAAAACGTGAATTTCGGCCCGCTCGCCGGCTTTGCCCATATGGAAAAAGTGCTCGCCTACATCGAACAAGGCAAACGCGAAGGCGCGCGCCTGATTGCGGGCGGCGGCCGTTTGCAAGAAAACGGCCTGGCAAACGGCGCCTATGTCGCCCCCACCGTGTTTACCGACTGCACCGACGAAATGACCATCTGCCGCGAAGAAATCTTCGGCCCGGTGATGAGCATTCTGGCCTACACCACCGAAGAAGAAGTGGTGGTGCGTGCGAATAACACCGGCTACGGGCTGGCCGCCGGCGTGGTGTCGCCCGATCTCAAACGCGCCCACCGCATCATCGGCAAATTGCAGGCCGGCATCTGCTGGATCAACGCCTGGGGCGAATCGCCCGCGCAAATGCCGGTGGGCGGTTACAAACAATCCGGCATCGGCCGCGAAAACGGCGTGCAGACCCTGATGCACTACACGCAAACCAAATCGGTGCTGGTGGAATTGGGGGATTACCAATCGGTGTTTTAAGGCCGTCTGAAAAGTAGCCTGAAACACCGAAAGGCCGTCTGAAAACAGCAAAGGATAATCCATGACCAAATCATTAAAACCCGCCTACGACTACATCATCATCGGCGCGGGCAGCGCGGGCAATGTGCTGGCGGCACGCTTAACCGAAGACGAAAACGTGTCCGTGCTGCTCTTGGAAGCCGGCCTGCCCGACTACCGCCTCGACTTCCGCACCCAAATGCCCGCCGCGCTGGCGATGCCGCTGCAAGGCACCACCTACAACTGGGGCTATAAAACCGACCCCGAGCCGTTTATGAACAACCGCATCATGGATTGCGGGCGCGGCAAAGGTTTGGGCGGCTCGTCGCTGATTAACGGCATGTGCTATATCCGCGGCAACGCGCTCGATTTCGACCATTGGGCGCAAAAGCCCGGCCTGGCCGATTGGTCATATTCCGACTGCCTGCCTTATTTCAAAAAGGCCGAACACCGCGACGCAGGCGAAAACGCCTATCACGGCGGCAGCGGGCCGATACACGTTACCACCGCCAAAGCAGGCGTGAATCCCTTGTTTGAAGCCATGATTCAGGCAGGCGCGGATGCCGGCTACCCGCGTACCGACGATTTGAACGGCTACCAACAGGAAGGCTTCGGCCCGATGGACCGCTTCGTTACCCCCAACGGCCGCCGCGCCTCCACCGCCCGCGGTTATCTCGATATGGCGCGCCACCGCGAACGGCTCACCATTCTCACCGGCGCATTAACCGATGTGGTTTTGTTCGACGGCAAACGCGCACGCGGCGTGCGCTTCGAACACCAAGGCCGTCTGAAAACGGTTGAAGCGCAGCGCGAAGTGATTGTGTGCGCCGGCGCGATTGCCTCGCCGCAGATTCTGCAACGCAGCGGCATCGGCCCCGGCGCATGGCTCAAAGAAGCGGGCGTGGCCGAAGTGCTCGATTTGCCCGGCGTGGGCAACAACCTGCAAGACCATCTCGAGCTTTACATGCAATACGAATGCAAAGAGCCGGTTTCCATCGCCCCCGCAACCAACTGGTGGAACAAGCCCGCCATCGGCGCCGAATGGCTGTTTTGCGGCACCGGCCTGGGCGCTACCAACCACTTTGAAGGCGGCGGCTTTATCCGCAGCCACGAAAAATTCGCCTGGCCGAATATCCAATACCACTTTCTACCCATCGCCGTGCGCTACGACGGCCGCAACGCCAGCAAAGCCCACAGCTTTCAGGCGCACGTCGGCTCGATGCGTTCGCCCAGCCGCGGCCGCGTGAAACTCAAATCGGCCAATCCCGCCGAACACCCGAGCATACTCTTCAACTACATGAGCCACGAGCAGGATTGGGAAGAATTCCGTGCCGCCATCCGCATCACCCGCGAAATCATGAACCAGCCCGCGCTCGACCGCTATCGCGGCGCGGCGATCACGCCGTCTGAAAACCTGCAAAGCGACGCCGAGTTAGACGAATATGTGCGCAACCACGCCGAAACCGCCTACCACCCTTCCTGCACCTGCGCGATGGGCGAAGGCAGCGACGCGGTAACCGACGGCGAAGGCCGCGTGCACGGCATAACCGGCTTGCGCGTGGTCGATGCCTCGATTATGCCCGACATCATCACCGGCAACCTCAACGCCACCACCATTATGCTGGCCGAGAAAATCGCCGACAAAATCCGCGGCCGCACCCCGCTGCCCAAGTCCGACGCACCTTATTACGTTGCCAACGGCGCACCGGTGCGCGGCGAGCCGAAACGCAGCGCGTGAATTAAGCAGGCTGAAATTTTGGCGGACTATGCCGCCTGCCTGCCGATACACCTGCCAAAGCTACCGTCATACTCGGGCTTGACCCGAGTATCTGTTATCCCTTTAAAACGACAAGATGCTCGGGTCAAGCCCGAGCATGACGCAAGTGTTTAAGGCATCGAAAAGAATTTTGCAAAGGTCTCAGGCCGAGACCTTTTCCAACACGCTAAGGCCGAAGCTGGTTAATGACATCTGCACTACCCGTAACAACCAGTGCGATCAAGCCGACAATCAGAAACATCAAAACAGGCAGAATAAGAATATAGCCTAAAACCAACCCGGCAACCGCCATGCCGTCCCCAGCCTGACCGCGCCTACTGATTTGGCGGCGGGCGATATGGCCGGCAACCACTGCTATAAGCTGGCCGAAGCCGAACAAAACGAACGTCCAGCCTAAAATCGCAAAAACCAAACTAACTATCGCCCAACCGTTAGTGCTGTTCGCATAACCGGCAGATTTATTATTGCCGGCCATGGGGTGATTTTCAGACACCGTGTGCCTCCCATTCAAGTGGTTTTGCAGCGGTTTAATCTTTTCAGACGGCATCTGCCGGCTGAAACTTCATCGCCGCCGCTGTATATCGGGGTTAAGACTGCCAAGTCGGCCAATAGTTCAAACAGTGAAAGTTACAGAAAGCCACAGAAAAATGGGCGTGTAAAACCAACTCAGGCCGTCTGAAAAGTTTTCAGACGGCCTGATATTTCATAATCATGCAAACGGTTCGCCACACCGCTCAATCCGGTATATGCAGCCCGCCCCCGCTTTCTTTTCGCGGAAATAATCACGCATCGAACCGCTGCTGCGGCCGGCCGGCGCATCCTGCTCGAATTTCCACACCGCATTGGTTCCGCCCCCGCCTATCGGGTGAGAACCGCTCAAGCCGATATAGCTGCCGAAATCGCTTACCGAAGTGCGGCTGTGGCGCTCGCCGCCGATTTTGGTTTGCGACACTTCCACGCCGCTGCGGATATTGCCGTAAAGCCGCACTTCCGCCGCCGCCACCGCCGGCAGCAGCGATGCCAGCAGCCAAACTGTTGTTCTGTTCATGATTGCACCGTTATTGGGTTACCGAATGCAAAAAGTGTAACAGATATGCGGTAAATAAATCATAATGAAAGCAAAGATTCAGGCCGTATCAAGGCCGTCTGAAACAGGAGAACCCCATGCACACCCTACGCGCCGCCGCCGTTCAAATGGTATCCGGCACCCGTCCCGAAGAAAACATCCGCACCATGCAGCGCCTGGTGGAAAAAGCCGCCGCCGCCGGAGCCGCTTGGGTTTTGCTGCCCGAATACTGGCCGCTGATGGGCGTTAGCGACACCGACAAACTGGCCGTTGCCGAGCCTTTGGGCAGCGGGGCTTTTCAGACGGCCTTAAGCGAAACCGCCAAACAAAACGGCGTGGTGCTCTTCGGCGGCACGGTTCCGCTGCAAAGTCCCGATAAAAGCAAGGTGCTCAACACCATGCAGGTTTACGGCCGCAACGGCGAATGTATCGGCGCTTACAACAAAATACACCTCTTCGGCTATTCGGGCTTGGGCGAGCGCTACGCCGAGGCCGACACCATCTTGGCGGGCGCAAGCGTGCCGCATTTCAGTGCCGACGGCATCAATGTGGCCGCCGGCGTGTGTTACGATTTGCGCTTTCCCGAATTTTTCCGCGCCCAACTGCCGTTCGACGTGATGATGCTGCCCGCCGCCTTCACCTACACCACCGGCAAAGCGCATTGGGAGCTGCTGCTGCGCACCCGCGCCGTTGAAAACCAATGTTATGTGGTTGCCTCGGCACAGGGCGGCACGCACGAAAGCGGGCGGCGCACCTTCGGCCACAGTATGATTATCGACCCGTGGGGCGAGATTCTCGACGTTTTGCCCGAAGGCGAAGGCATAGTGATGGCAGAACTCGATGCCGCCCGCCTGCAAAGCGTGCGCACGCGCCTGCCTGCGTTGGCGCGCCGTTGTTTGTAAAGGCGGAGACTCGATCCAAGAGCGGTACAGAAACTTTAAACTGCCCGAAACCTTTGCAAAAAACCGGCTAAAAAACAAAGGCCGTCTGAAAAATATATTCAGACGGCCTTTGCTTTCGCAAAATGCTTGGCAAATGAATCAAACCACTTCCAACACAAAATAGGCTTTCAGCTTGTTGTATAAATCGTCGGTTACATTGATGCAGCCGTTGGTCATCACACGGTCTTTCACGCGGGAAGACGCGATGCGTTCCATGCGCCGCTCTTCGGGCTTTAACGTCCACACGCGGTGGATGGCAAACATAAAGTCGCCGTCGTCTTTAAACTTCATCACATCGCCGCCGTAGCCGCGCTGGGTGGTTTTCACGATATTCAGGTCAAACGTGCCCTTCGGCGTGGTTTTGCCGATTAAAACGGGATAACAGCGGTTGTTTTCGAGGCACAGCTCGGCGCGGTCGGTATAAACCACCGCTTTGCGTTTCTTCAAATGCTGAATGCTGCCGGCCTGAACAGCGAAGCTCAGGCCGAGCAGCATGGCAATGACTGCAAGTTTTTTCATCACAGTTTCTGCTTGTTATGCCAATGTGCGCTTGCTTATTGGCGGATGCGTTGCGGAGAAGTTTGCACTTCGCGGACAATCACTTCGCGAACGGGTTCTTTCTCTTTCGGGCCGCAGCCTTCGGGCAGCCAGAAGAAGCTTTGCGCGTTCATTTTCTTGTCGAACAAGATTTTGTATTGGCAGGTTTTGTGTTCGCCGTTTTCACGGTAGTTGAACAGGTAGTCCCACTCGCGCACGAAGTATTGGCCTTCGTTGAAGTGCGGGCGGCCGATCAGGTTGTAGATCTGGTCTTTGTTCATACCCGCTTCGATTTGGCGCACGTTGTCCCAGTTGGGCCAAGAACCGTGCTGGCTGCCGCTGTGGCGGAAGGTGGTTTTTTCGGGGTTCGGCCATACGGGGCTGTCGGTGGTGCCTTCTTTGCTTACTTTGCTCAAGTTACCGCAGGCGGCCAGAGCAAGGGCGGCGGCTACGGGTAAAATCAATGCAGACAGTTTCATTATGATTTCCTTTCAATCATGTAATCTTTGAGAAAGGCCGCCGTTTTCAGACGGCCTTTGCCGTTATTACCACTGGTAACCCAAGCTTGCGCCCCAGTTCACATCTTTGCGGGTGTTCACGCCCACGCCGAATTTGGTTGACCAT
The sequence above is a segment of the Neisseria dentiae genome. Coding sequences within it:
- a CDS encoding outer membrane protein assembly factor BamE, which codes for MKLSALILPVAAALALAACGNLSKVSKEGTTDSPVWPNPEKTTFRHSGSQHGSWPNWDNVRQIEAGMNKDQIYNLIGRPHFNEGQYFVREWDYLFNYRENGEHKTCQYKILFDKKMNAQSFFWLPEGCGPKEKEPVREVIVREVQTSPQRIRQ
- a CDS encoding carbon-nitrogen hydrolase family protein, which codes for MHTLRAAAVQMVSGTRPEENIRTMQRLVEKAAAAGAAWVLLPEYWPLMGVSDTDKLAVAEPLGSGAFQTALSETAKQNGVVLFGGTVPLQSPDKSKVLNTMQVYGRNGECIGAYNKIHLFGYSGLGERYAEADTILAGASVPHFSADGINVAAGVCYDLRFPEFFRAQLPFDVMMLPAAFTYTTGKAHWELLLRTRAVENQCYVVASAQGGTHESGRRTFGHSMIIDPWGEILDVLPEGEGIVMAELDAARLQSVRTRLPALARRCL
- a CDS encoding L,D-transpeptidase, whose product is MKKLAVIAMLLGLSFAVQAGSIQHLKKRKAVVYTDRAELCLENNRCYPVLIGKTTPKGTFDLNIVKTTQRGYGGDVMKFKDDGDFMFAIHRVWTLKPEERRMERIASSRVKDRVMTNGCINVTDDLYNKLKAYFVLEVV
- a CDS encoding porin; the protein is MNRTTVWLLASLLPAVAAAEVRLYGNIRSGVEVSQTKIGGERHSRTSVSDFGSYIGLSGSHPIGGGGTNAVWKFEQDAPAGRSSGSMRDYFREKKAGAGCIYRIERCGEPFA
- a CDS encoding DUF4190 domain-containing protein, with the protein product MSENHPMAGNNKSAGYANSTNGWAIVSLVFAILGWTFVLFGFGQLIAVVAGHIARRQISRRGQAGDGMAVAGLVLGYILILPVLMFLIVGLIALVVTGSADVINQLRP